In Campylobacter sp. RM16189, a genomic segment contains:
- a CDS encoding dUTP diphosphatase produces the protein MNAQEMITQMLNLQQILNDETNGIGWEEGINKNGKLINWRRCIYMECAELIDSFAWKHWKDINAPTNKENLRVEVVDIWHFLMSLMLEQYKIKNLGDITKLSEDICASSGFNEFCKDAYNIEDESIYEVMNDIEMLIHKSSGFEFQLFDLLKVYFAMSLKCGVNLHSLYECYIGKNVLNRFRQNNGYKDGTYKKVWNGKEDNVVMSEILKLNLNGVDEVYEALETEYKKVK, from the coding sequence ATGAATGCGCAAGAGATGATAACTCAAATGCTAAATTTACAGCAAATTTTAAACGACGAAACCAACGGCATAGGCTGGGAAGAAGGCATAAATAAAAACGGCAAGCTTATAAACTGGAGACGCTGCATATATATGGAGTGCGCCGAACTCATAGACAGTTTTGCATGGAAGCACTGGAAAGACATAAACGCGCCTACGAACAAAGAAAATTTACGCGTTGAAGTTGTTGATATCTGGCACTTTTTGATGAGCCTTATGCTTGAACAATACAAGATAAAAAATTTAGGAGATATAACTAAGCTAAGCGAAGATATCTGCGCTTCAAGCGGATTTAACGAATTTTGCAAAGACGCTTACAATATCGAAGACGAAAGCATTTATGAAGTGATGAACGACATAGAGATGCTCATACACAAATCAAGCGGATTTGAATTTCAGCTGTTTGACCTGCTTAAAGTGTATTTTGCGATGAGCCTAAAATGTGGCGTAAATTTACACTCGCTATATGAATGCTACATCGGCAAAAACGTGCTCAATCGCTTCCGCCAAAACAACGGCTATAAAGACGGCACTTACAAAAAAGTCTGGAACGGCAAGGAAGATAATGTCGTTATGAGCGAAATTTTAAAGCTAAATTTAAACGGCGTAGACGAGGTATATGAAGCCCTTGAAACAGAGTATAAAAAAGTAAAATGA
- a CDS encoding ATP/GTP-binding protein, with amino-acid sequence MQINSSYANFNNFDFSFKTSSGDEIKFSMYDNKSLEYASSRSSNAQSRSLTLTHEYGYSFSYVGNGLDENDKKELAKALESIAPKIDEFMKNVKAGETPAFTKLTNLANSLKKELPAIKDINHKNFVSEGTLRLFDELLKQNKADLNLLETSKKLFDNLIEQLDSFKLYV; translated from the coding sequence ATGCAGATTAATTCAAGTTACGCAAATTTCAACAATTTCGACTTTAGCTTTAAAACCAGTAGCGGAGATGAGATTAAGTTCTCGATGTATGATAATAAAAGCCTTGAGTATGCAAGCTCTCGCTCCTCAAACGCACAAAGTCGCTCTTTAACGCTAACGCACGAGTATGGATATAGCTTTTCTTATGTCGGAAACGGACTTGATGAAAATGATAAAAAAGAGCTAGCTAAAGCGCTTGAAAGTATTGCTCCTAAAATAGACGAGTTTATGAAAAACGTAAAAGCGGGCGAAACTCCTGCATTTACTAAACTCACAAACCTTGCAAATAGCCTTAAAAAAGAGCTTCCTGCCATCAAAGATATAAATCACAAAAATTTCGTCAGCGAAGGCACTCTAAGGCTATTTGACGAACTGCTAAAACAAAATAAGGCTGACTTAAACCTGCTTGAAACTTCCAAAAAGCTATTTGATAATTTAATCGAGCAGCTTGACAGCTTCAAACTCTACGTTTAG
- a CDS encoding L-arabinose ABC transporter, translating to MCCFGARVFALIAITCLSFILHKFYPQIPVIAYYLLLANLLAFVMFALFFKDLLPKFVKPSAIHYFSLIGGVLGGLAATLAFKKFEGNFLKIELILLAFWILIVSYITLNFTQVSAFFAGFLS from the coding sequence ATGTGCTGCTTTGGAGCGAGAGTTTTTGCGCTTATTGCGATAACTTGTCTGAGTTTTATCCTGCATAAATTCTATCCGCAAATTCCGGTTATCGCTTATTATCTACTGCTTGCAAATTTGCTTGCGTTTGTTATGTTTGCGCTATTTTTTAAAGATCTTTTGCCTAAATTTGTAAAGCCTTCCGCGATTCATTATTTTTCGTTGATCGGTGGCGTTTTAGGCGGACTGGCTGCAACTTTGGCATTTAAAAAATTTGAGGGAAATTTCTTAAAAATTGAGCTTATTTTGCTTGCTTTTTGGATATTGATCGTATCTTACATAACGCTAAATTTCACTCAAGTTTCGGCATTTTTTGCGGGATTTTTAAGCTGA